The stretch of DNA CCTGCTTCGCCATAGCAGTCGAGACGACTACGGGCGGTGCTGTAAACGTTTGGTGGCAGCCGCCGTCTGCGGGAGACCACGGGTTTCGGACCCTGCGTTTGCAGCGCGATCCGATTTATCGGTCCCGACGGAACCATCGTGGACGAACCATGGCGACTCTCAACAGACAGTCGGCGAACAAGATCAGCATGCTTTCGACGGTGATAGACAGCGCGATGGAGTTCCGACGCGGCCGCCGGAAGAGCGGGCTCTTGCTCCTCGGCGCGGCCGCGCTCTCGTCCCGAATTCCCGGCATCGGGACCGCCGTGTCGCTACTCCTTCGACTGATTCGGCGACTCCGATAGCGCGAGTGGCCAATGGTCGACGTCACTGGCCACCTCGGGATGGCACTGCTGTTCGCCGCGCCGGCGTGGCTGGTCTGGGGCCGACGCGGTGCGCTCGGGTTCACGGCGTTCGCGATAGCGACGGCGATGCTGCCCGATACTGACCTCGTCCTTCGACACGTACTCCCGGTAACCCATCACGGAATCACTCACACCGTGGTATTCGTCGTCCTGGCGAGCATCCTCGCGGGGACGGTCGCCGCCCGCTATCTCACCGACTGGTTCAACGCCAATCGGCGAATTCGGAGCACCGAAATCGCCAGCGAGACGGTCTTCGTCTTCGCGACGGCCGGCCTGACCGTCGGCGGCGTCAGCCATCTGTTCGCCGACCTCCTCTCCGCGCCCGATATCGCCGCCCCGCTCGCGCCGTTCTGGCCCCTCTATTCCGAACCGGTGATCATCGACGTCATCTACTACGACTCGCCGATCTGGAACTTTGGACTGCTCGTCGTCGCTATCGGACTGCATCTCGTGCTCGCCCGCGACGAGCGCTCCCCGCTCGAGACGCGCTATCGGATCGGAAGCCGCGACGTGAGCGACGATTCGTCTCCCGCGAGCGGTAACGACTGAGTGCTCGCGTCGACGGCAACAGCGAGAAAATCGTCCGACGATCGATGCGCTCGCGCCGTTCGACACGCCGTCCGCTCAGGCGTCGAGTTCGAACGGTTCGTCGGCCTCGAGGACGTGGACCTCGGCGTCGCTGCCGGTGCCGCGCACCTCGCTGGCGAACTCCTCGGGGTCCTGTTCGATCGGCGGGAAGGTGTCGTAGTGCTGCGGGAACGCGTGGTCCACGTCGAGCCAGTCGACGGCGATGGCCGCCTGCTGGGGGCCCATCGTGAAGTGGTCGCCGATGGGGACGATGGCCGCGTCGGGCTCGAGGTACGGGCCGATGACCTCCCGCATTTCGGTCATGAGGCTGGTGTCGCCGGCGTGGTAGACCGTCGTCGACTCCTCGTCGCCGACCTGCGTCGGTTTCGTATCGGAGACGACGAAGCCGGCGGGCATCCCGCCGCTCGCGTCGTTTTCGGTCATGATTCCGTTCGTGTGGTCGGCACGCGTCATGGTGACGTACGCGTCGCCGCACTCGACGGTGCCGCCGAGGTTCATCCCCATGCCACCGACGGCGTCCTCGAAGCCGAACTCGTCCTCGCAGTAGGAGACGATCTCGGGCGTCGCGACCAGCGTCGCGTCCGAAAACTCGCCCGCGTGGGCGATGTGGTCGGCGTGGCCGTGCGTCAGCAACACGTAGTCCGGCGTGTCGACGTCCGCTGGCTCGAGGTCGGTCTTCGGGTTGTCGAAGAACGGATCGATCAGCAGGTCCGTCTCGCCGACGGTGACGTACCACGTCGAGTGGCCGTGCCAGGTGAGTTCCATAGCACCTGATGCGTTCGTGCGAAGTCGACTTAAAACTGGGCGCGCGCCGCGCTGCCGTGTTCCCCCGCTCGCGCCGTCGTCCCGCCGTCAATATCTCCTTGACGCACAACGAACGGTGAATACGATCACCAATATTTATACGTTAGATCCAGAAACGATAGAAAGCCGCAGGCGAACTGACACACCACGCATGCGGTCTGGGATCGCATCACCTCGATCGCCGTTTCGACGCGGTCGGCGGTCCGCTGCGATTTCCAGGGCGACCCGCGACCACCAACTCGGCGACCACCCCGCGGGAACCCACCGCCACTACCGGCCTCACCGAACGGGGCCGCGATGCCGTGTCGTTTTTTACCCGGGACCCGTACGGCGACTATGCTCGCACTCACGCTCGAGGAGTTCATGGTAGAGCTAAACGATGGCGCGATCAAGAACGTCGGTCCGAACAACAAGGCGGCGACGGTCAAGCTATTCGACGTCGACTCCGCCGAGGCGAGGGAGTTCGGCGACAAGCGCATCAAACTCGTCTTCGAGGACGAAGACGACAACGAGATTCAGGTCTCGTTATTCCCGGAGGACGTCCGGACGCTCGTCGACGAAATCGACTCGCTCGAGGACGATTCGCCCGTTTTCGACTGACGGCGGCGCTGTGTCACCGTCATACCGCGCGATCGGTATCACGAACGCATTTCGACAACCGTTTTAGGCCGAAACCGCTTGGTCCGAGTAGATGGGTAACTGTATCATCTGCGGCACACCCGTTGACGGCGAGATCTGTGAGAGTCACGAGGAGGATGCTGTATTCGAATTTCGCGGCACGTCCGCCTCGCAGCTCACACCCGGTCGGTACTACCGGGGGACCGTCGACGGCTACGCCGACTTCGGTGTCTTCGTCGACATCGGAGATCACGTCACTGGCCTGTTGCACAGAAGCGAACTCGACCAACGACTCGAAAGTCTCGACTGGGAGCCGGGGGACGACGTCTTCGTCCAGGTGCTCGACGTTCGAGACAACGGCAACGTCGATCTCGGGTGGTCGATCCGCCAGCGCGAACGCGAGTTCCGCGGCAAGCTGATCGAGACCGCCGACGACGAGTACCGGCCCGAAGAGGGCGGAGACGACGACGCGGCCGACGAGTCGTCGACACGGACGACCGACGACGATGCGGACGACCTCACCGACGACCGCGCGGCGAAAGCCGGCGAACTGCAGGCGTCCGCCGACGAGACCGAACCCGAACCGGAGCCAGAACCGGAGCCGGAGTCCGTCGACGAGGGCCAACCCGCGGCCGCCGAACCGACCAGCGCCGTCGCGAGTAGCGGCTCCGTCGCGACCGAGTCCGCCGCCGCGTCGGCGCCGGCGACCGACGAGGCCGCCGACGCCGACCTGGACGCCGCGCTCAAGCGGACGACCATCGGCGCCATCGAGAACACGGTCGGCAGCGTCGTCCGCCTCGAGGGCGAGATCACCGGCGTTCGCCAGACCAGCGGTCCCACGGTCTTCGAACTGCGCGACGAGACCGGAACCGTCGAGTGTGCGGCGTTCGAGGAAGCCGGCGTTCGCGCCTACCCCGACGTCGAACTCGAGGACGTCGTGGCGCTGGAAGGCGAGGTCGAACACCACCACGGCGACCTGCAGGTCGAGACTGAGTCCCTCGAGATCCTCGACGGCGAGGAGCGCGAGACGGTCGTCGACCGCCTCGAGAGCGCGATCGAACGCGAGGCGCGACCCGCGGATATCGCGCCGCTGGCCGACCACGAGGCAGTGGCGGCCGTCGAAGACGAAATCGCCGACGCGGCGACCGCGATCCGGCGGGCCGTCATGGAGGCGCGCCCGATCGTCGTCCGCCACGGCGCGACCGCCGACGGCTACGTCGCCGGTGCCGCCATCGAGCGCGCCGTCCTCCCGCTGATCCGCGAGAAACACACGCGCGAGGACGCGGAGTACCACTACTTCGAGCGCCGCCCGCTCGACGGCCGCGTCTACGACATGGACGCCGCCACCAGCGACGTCACCTCGATGCTCGAGGCCCGCGACCGCCACGGCGAGCAGTTCCCGCTCGTCGTCCTGGTCGACGCCGGTTCGACCGTCGAATCCGTCGACGGCTACGAACTGCTCTCGCTGTACGACGCCGATTCGCTCGTCATCGACGACAGCCGCGCCGACGAGGCGGTCGCCGACGCCGTCGACGTCGCCGTCGCCCCGTCGATCGCGGGCGTCGACGTCTCCGACGTCACCTCGACCGCGCTGGCGACCAACGTCGCCGCGCACGTCAACGACGACGTGCGAGCGGACCTCGAGCACCTCCCCGCGGTCAGCTACTGGGAGAATACGCCCGAGGCGTACCTCGAACTCGCCACCGAGGCCGGCTACGACGAAACCGACGTCTCCGAGCGTCGCGAAGCCGTCGCGCTCGAGGCCTACTACCAGTCCTACAAGGACAAGCGCGAACTCGTGATCGATCTGCTGTTCGGCGACGGTGACGAGTCCGATCGACCTCGAAACGGCGATCTGGCCGCCCACGTCTCTGAACAGTTCCGTGACAAGCTCGAGACCGAACTCGAGACGGCCCGCGAGAACCTCTCGGTTCGCGACGCCGACGGCGTCACCGTCTCCGTGCTCGACACGGACGCGTTCACGCACCGGTACAATTTCCCGACGACGATCCTGCTGCTGGACGCGCTCCACCGGACCGAACGCGACCGGACGGAGCCGCCAGCCGTCACCCTCGGCGTCGGCGACGACGAACTGCACGTTCGCGCGACCGAACCGGTGAACGTCCGCGACCTCGGCGACGCGATCGCCGAGGCAGTGCCCAACGGCGGCGTCAGCGTCGTCGGCGGCCGCGACGGCCACGTCGAGTTCCTGCCGGGCGAACGCGATGCAGTCCGCGAGGCGGCACTCGAGGCGCTCGCCGAGACGCTCGCGTAAGACTCGTCTTCCTCCGTCGTCCGCATCGATTCCGGCAGCGGCGGCGCTCGCCGAGAGCGTTCGCGAACCGACGAGGGGACCGAAGACGGCGGCGTCACCTCGAGTTTCGAAATTCGCGAACTCATCTGGCGGCCGGGACGCGTGGTCGCGTCACTCCCGCCCGTGGCGGCCAGCCGCGGTGAGTTCCGACGGGCAGCGGCTACTCGTTCGGGACCCGATCGATCACGATCGATCGGCTCGGCCCGTCACACGCCGAACCGGTAACGTATATCTGACACCGTGGTGATGAGTTACGTATGGACGCTATCGAGGGGACCGACCGCAGGGGGGATGCGGACGACCCGTGGAGCCGTGTCCGCGAGAACGCCACCGGAATCGCGTCGCTGCTCGTGACGGCGATCTGGCTCGGGGCGATGTTCACCGGCCAATCGTGGTGGCTCGCCGCGTTGCTCGTCGGCTACATCGCGGTTGTTCCGCTGGTCGCGATCCTGTTCGGCGACGAGGCGGACAGGCGGGAGTGGGCCGACGACTATCTGCCCGCTGCCGAGGCGGAATCGGACGGCGAGACGACGTCCGGCGAACCCGAGGCCGACGCTCGAGACGCGCTCGAAACCCTTCGCGAGCGCTACGCCGCGGGCGAGTTGACCGACGACCAGTTCGAGCGAAAACTCGAGCGACTGCTCGACACGGAGACGCTCGAGGACGCCCAGGCGTGGGCGCGAGACCGAACCCGGAGCGGCGAGCGGAACGGCGATCGGGAGCCCGAGTTCGACCGCTGACTCAGTCGTCGCTCGTCTCGGCCTCGTCGGATCGCTCGGTGCGTGCCGGCCGCTCGACCGCCGACGGGTCGGGCCAGGTGACGCTCCCGAGGAAGGGAATCCCGATTCGTTCGGCTGCTCGAGCGATCATGTGTGCGCCGGTCGGAACGGTCAGGAAGAGGAAGCCGATCCCGATGAGCGCGGTCAACCCCTCCCCGCCCGGGCCGAAGTGGACGAAGCCGGCCAGGAAGATCGCGGCAGTGCCGAGCGTCGTCGGCTTGCTCGTGGCGTGCATCCGGTTGTAGACGTTCGGCAGGCGGAGCAGCCCGATCGTCCCGACGGTCAGGAAGAAGGCCCCGACGACGATCAGCGCAATGACGACGGCGGTGTGGATCATTCGATCACCTCTCCTTCGGTGACGAACTTGGCGCCCGCGACGGTCGCGATGAACCCGATGATCGCGAGCACGAGGCTCACGGTGATAAAGAGGCCGCGGTCGGTCAGGAGCGCGAACAGGACGGCGATCGCGACGACGTTCGTGGCGATGGCGTCCAGCGCGACGACGCGGTCGGGGTTCGTCGGCCCGCGGATCACGCGGTAGCCACACAGGACACAGAGGGCGCTGACGAGGATCAGCGCACCCCGAATCGCCGTCTCGAGGACGGCGGGATCGCTCTCAGTCATCGTCGTCACCTCCGTCTTGGCGGCCCGGTCTCCTGTCTCTTTCCCCGCCGGAGACGACGATCGCCGGTGGCGGATCCGACGGCGACGCCTCCTCGTCGAACAGCTCGAGCGCGTAGTCCTCCCAGGTGCGGATCGGCTCGGCGATCGCCTCCGGGTCGTGGCCGTTGACGCCGTGGACGTACAGCGCGTTGGTTTCGTCGTCGTAATCGAGCGTCACCGTTCCGGGAGTGATCGTGATGCTGTTGGCGATGACGGTGATCGCGACGTCGGATTCGACGCGCAGCGGCACCAGGATCACCTCGGGTTCGATCGGCATTCCGGGCGAGAGCACCCGGTAGGCGACGTCGAGGTTCGCCCGCAGCAGTTCCCAGGTGAACGCGCCCAGATAGAGCCCGGCGTAGGGAAGCGCCCGGACGCCCCGACCGAGATCGAGGTGCTTGCTGTACAGCCGCCGGAAGACGAACGCGACCGGTAATCCGACGATCAGTCCCGCGAGGCTCCCCCGCACGAGCGAGATCGGGGTGAGGGGCAGGCCGCGAACCAGCACCCACAGCACGGCGAAGACGACGCCGACGACCGGCCACGTTCGCACCCGCATCAGTGGTCACCTCCGCTCGAGTCGCCCAGTTCGCTCGCGTCCGTGGGATCGACGGCCTCGACGTACTCCTCGGTGTCGAGCGCGGCCTCGGCGGCCGCGTCCGCGAACTCGTAGACGGGTTCGAAGCCCACGCCGACCGCGATGATCGCCGCCGCGAGTACCACGAGGACGGCCACCTGAACGCCATCGACCGTCGCCGTCTCCACGGGATCGGTCTCCGCTCCCCAGAAGCTCTGGTTCCACATCCGGGTCGCGTAGGCGATCGTCAACAGCGACCCGACGAGCAAGAGCACGAGCACGGGGCCGGCCCGCGCTCGAGCCGCGGCGTCGAAGACGAGGAACTTGCCGAAAAAGCCCGACAGCGGCGGGATTCCGACGAGCGCGAGCGAGCCGACGAAGACGGTGATCGCCAGCGGCGGCGACCGGCGCGCCAGCCCGCCGAGGTCGGCGAAGCGGCTCGTCCCCGTCGCGGACCTGACCGTCCCGACCGCGAGGAAGAGCAGCCCCTTTGCCAGCGTGTGGTTGAGCGCGTAGACCAGCGCAGCGACGATGGCGAACTGGCGGAGCGTCGGATCGGCCGTCGTCGCCGCGATGGCGACCGGGATCGCGATGAACCCGACCTGCCCGATGCTCGAGTAGGCGAAGACCCCCTCCATCGAGTCGCGGCCGACGGCACCGACGCCGCCGAGGAGAATGCTGGCACCGGCCATGACGAACAGCACCGCGCCGACGAACGGGAGCGGCGAGTCGCCGGCGATCGAGACGCCCGGGAGCGACAGGTCGACGGCGACCTCCGCGCCCGCGAAGACCGTAAAGGAGAGGCGGATGATGGCGTAGATTCCCACCTTTTTCGTCGCGCCGGCCAGCAGGGCGGTGATCTGGGGCGGTGCGGCCCGGTAGGCCGTCGGAATCCAGAACTGGAAGGGGACCAGCCCGGCCTTGATCGCGAACACCGACAGGAGGAGGCCGAGGAGGCCGACGACCGGCACGGGCTCGAGCCCGTAGGCCGCCGGGTCGGCCAGCCGCTGGGCGAGGTCGGCCATGTTGAGCGTCCCCGTCGTCGCGTAGATGCCGCCGACGCCCAGCAGGAAGACGGCGCTGGCCAGCAGGTTGAGCGTGACGTACCAGAACGCGGCGCGGGTGTGCTGTGGGCCGCCGCTGTAGGCGACGAAGACGTAGCTCGCCATCAGCATCACCTCGAACCAGACGAAGAGGTTGAACAGGTCGCCGGTGAGGAAGGCGCCGGTGACGCCGAGTGCGAGGAAGTGAAAGAGCGGGAAGTAGTAACTGCGCCCCTCGCCGCCGGGGAGGTGTCTGGTCGAGAAGACCAGCGACGCGACGCCGAGGATCGCGACCATGGTCAGCATGAACGCCGAGAGGCCGTCGGCGACCAACGTGATGCCGAATGGGGCCGGCCAGTCGCCGACCTGGTACGTCGCGATCCCCGGTGCGTCCGGCGCGAGAACGACGTACCAGTCGATGGCCGCCACCGCGACCGCGTACGCCGCGCCGGCGGCGAGACTCACCGCCGCTCGAGCCCGCGGGTGGCTGCCGAGCAGCAGCGAGGCGACGGCCGCGACCAGGACGATCACCATCGGCGCGATCACGAGCTGCGATTCGGTACCGACGGGCATCGCCGTCGTCGTCATCGTCGTCGTCATCATTCGCGATCACCGAGTTCCGCCACGTCCAACGTGTCGTGTTCCTCGTAGACCCGATACGACAGCACGAGCGCGAAGGCGGTCATACCGAAGCCGATCACGATCGCGGTCAGCACGAGCGCCTGCACCAGCGGGTCGGCCGTCTCCGGGACGTGCTCGCCGTGGCCGGCCAGTATCGGGACCGAGTCGGCGGTCGCCGGCGCGATGCCGCCCATCGACAACAGGTAGACGTTCGCGGCCTGGCTGATGATCGCCAGCCCCCAGACGACCCGGATCAGGTCCCGGCGCAGGAGCAGGAAGGTTCCGAGGGCGAACAGCGCGCCGACCGCGGCCGCGAGGACGACCGCCGTCATTCCGCGCCCACCACCGAGAGGATCGTGAGCAGCCCGCCGACGACCACGCAGTAGACGCCGAAGTCGAACGCCAGCGCGCTCGCGACCTCGAGATGATCGTAGATCGGGACTCCCTCGAGCATGACGAACGTCTGCGTGAGGAACGGCCGGCCGAACAGCAGCGGCGCGAGCCCGCTGGCGACCGCGATCGCGAACCCGACCGTGAAGAGCCGGCGGTAGACCGCGACGACGCGGTCCCGCGAGGGTCCCTTGCCGGGATCGACGTCCCGGCCGAGGACGCCCCGCTCGAGGAAGTCCAGCCCGAAGGCCATGTAGACGATCGCGAAGGCCGTCGTCGTGAGCACGCCGCCGATGAACCCGCCGCCGGGGAGGTTGTGTCCCTCGAAGAACAGCGAGATCGAGACGACCAGGATGATCGGCACGATCGCTCGCGCGGTCGTCCGCATGATGACCGTCGTCACTCGTCGTCACCTCCGGGAAGACCGCCGTCGCCGCGGGCCGTGTCGGCGTCGTCGGCCGGTGACTCACCGGCCCCTCGAGCGGCGGGGGAGTCGCCGCGACCCCGCATGACGATCAGCGTCAGAATCGAAATCGCGGCGAGGGCGATGACGGCGAGCTCGCCGAGCGTGTCGAACCCGCGGAAGTCGACGAGCGTCACGTTGACGATGTTGGTCCCGCCGCCTTCCGGAACCGCCTGTTCGGCGTACCCGCGGGCGATGTCGGTCGGGCCGTCGGGGCGAGCGCCGGTCGTGACCAGGACGGTGACGAACGCGGTCGCACCGACCGCGATCGAGAGCACGGCGTCGCGGGCGACCCGTTCGATCTCGACCTCGTAGTACTCGGGGATCTCCTCGATTACGAGCAGGAAGATCACGAGCACGAGCGTCTCGACGACGAGCTGGGTCAACGCGAGGTCCGGCGCGCTCGCGAGGATGTAGAAGATGGCGACCATGAAGCCGAGAATAGAGAGCGTGAGCACGCCCGCGATGTGCGATTCGGACGTGACGACGGCGAGACCGCCGATCACCGCGACGAGCAGGACGAGCGCGATAGCGAGCGAGACGTCGAGACCGAACTCGATCGGCGCGATGGCACCCGCGGCGACGAACCCGGTGAGCGCGAGCGTACAGGTCGCCGCGAGCGTCCACGACGCGTACGTCCGCAGGTGGCCGTTGTGGACAGTCTCGGCGAACCGCCGTCCTTCGTCGGAGAGTCCGTCGACGATCGCGTCGTACCACCAGTTCGCGCCGACCGGCGGGACCGCCCGCGGGATCGCGCGGATCCCCTCGTGCAGCCGACCGTAGGCCGGATACGCGAGCAGGCCGACGCCGATCGTGACGGCGCTCATCCCGACCGCGGGCGAGTACGACGTGGGGATACCGACGTGCATCTCGTGGGGATCGACCGCCGTCGACTCGAGGGCCGACTGGACGATGAGGGTGACGGCTCGCTCGGGAGCGACGCTGACGCCTGCGGCGAGCAGCGCCAGCACGGTCGGCGGGATGAGCAGGGTGACGGGCGGCCGGTGGACGTGCCCGAGCTCGTCGGGTCGCTCGCCGAAGAACAGCGAGAGGAATCGAAGCGAGTAGAGGACGGTGAAGATGCTCCCGAAGACGGCGACGGCAGGGTAGAGCAAGCCCAGCACGCCGATGTCGTGGTGGTGGCTGGCCTCGACGGCGGCCTCGAAGAGCAGTTCCTTGGAGTAGAAGCCGTTGAACGGCGGGATACCGGCCATGCTGAGTGCGACGACCGTGGTGATCGCGGCCGTGACGGGCAGGTCGCGGCGGAGGCCGCCGAGCTTTGCGATCTCTCGCGTCCCGGCTTCGTGGGCGATGATCCCCGCGACGAGGAACAGCGCGGCCTTGAACAGGGCGTGATTGAGCAGGTGGAAGACCCCGGCCTCCGCGCCGTACACGGACGTGAAGCCGAAGCCGGCGACCATCAACCCGAGGTGGCTCGCGGTCGAGTAGGCGAGCAGTTCCTTGATGTCGGTCGCCGCGACGGCCATGATCGCACAGACGGTCATCGTCGTCAGGCCGAGCGTCGCGAACAGGAAGAGCCACTCGGCGCTGACGAGCATCGGCCGGACGCGTCCGATGAAGTACACGCCCACTTTGACCATCGTCGCCGAGTGGAGGAAGGCGGAGACCGGCGTCGGGGCCGCCATCGCGTTGGGAAGCCAGAAGTGCATCGGGACCTGCGCGGACTTGGTCCCTGCGCCGATCGCGAGCAGCCCCAGCACCGGGAGGAATAGCCCTCGGTCCCGGAGGGCCTGTTGCATCCTGTCGGGGTTCTCGAGCATCGCCGCGAGGTCGAACGCGGCCCCTGGGCCGAGGACGTCGCCGGCGACGATCGAGAGAAGCAGGAAGCCGACCAGCAGGAAGAGGCCGCCGCCGACGGTGATGAGCATGGCCATCCTGGCGGCGTACTGTGAGGAGTCGTCGGCGGTGAAGTAGCCGATCAGGACGAACGAACAGAGGCTGGTGAGTTCCCAGAAGAGGAAGATCGAGATCAGGTCCGCGGCCAGAGCGACGCCGACGATCGATCCCATGAAGGCGAGCAGGGCGGCGTAGTACCTGCTGAGTCCTCCCTGCCCGTGCATGTACGCGGGCGAGTAGGTGAAGATGAGCGCGCCGATCCCGCACGCGAGCAGCGCGAACAACAGCGCCCAGCCGTCCACGTAGAACCGAAGCGCGATATTGAGCGAGGGGATCCACTCGAGCTCGACGGCCCCTTCACTTCCGTACTGTGTCGCGAGGAGGCCGAACGACGCGAGCGCGACGACGGTTCCGGCGAATCCGGTTCCCTCGCCGAGGACGCGGAAGAAAAGCGGCGTGAGTGCTGCAGCGACGAACGGCAGTGCGACCGCGGCGACGACTATCGCCAGGTCGGGAGACATTCGGTACGCCGAGGGTAGGGGGACACCGCCCTTAAACGATTACCTTTCGGAAGGCGAACCAGTGGAGGGAATCGATTGCCGGGACGGGGATCGCTGTTCTCGGATCGCCAGACTTACGATCCCGAATCCCGACCTCGATCGGCGAGTCCGACACGCTTATTCGCGAACGGCGACGAATCACGCCTAGTGAGTACCGAGACGCCAGAACCGACCGAAACCGAAGCGTTCGAGCGGGTCTGTGAGACGCTCGTCGAGCGGATCCTCGCCGGCGAGATCGAGCGCGACGAGGTCGAGACGGCCAAACTCGAGGCCTGTTCGGAACACTCGGCCCCGAAGGTGCCGAAGAACTCCGAACTGCTCGATTACGCGCCAGAGGAGCACCGCGAGGATCTCGAGACCGTGCTCCAGCGCAAACCAGTTCGCACGGCCTCCGGCGTCTCGC from Natrinema salaciae encodes:
- a CDS encoding metal-dependent hydrolase, which encodes MVDVTGHLGMALLFAAPAWLVWGRRGALGFTAFAIATAMLPDTDLVLRHVLPVTHHGITHTVVFVVLASILAGTVAARYLTDWFNANRRIRSTEIASETVFVFATAGLTVGGVSHLFADLLSAPDIAAPLAPFWPLYSEPVIIDVIYYDSPIWNFGLLVVAIGLHLVLARDERSPLETRYRIGSRDVSDDSSPASGND
- a CDS encoding Na+/H+ antiporter subunit E translates to MRVRTWPVVGVVFAVLWVLVRGLPLTPISLVRGSLAGLIVGLPVAFVFRRLYSKHLDLGRGVRALPYAGLYLGAFTWELLRANLDVAYRVLSPGMPIEPEVILVPLRVESDVAITVIANSITITPGTVTLDYDDETNALYVHGVNGHDPEAIAEPIRTWEDYALELFDEEASPSDPPPAIVVSGGERDRRPGRQDGGDDDD
- a CDS encoding DHH family phosphoesterase, encoding MGNCIICGTPVDGEICESHEEDAVFEFRGTSASQLTPGRYYRGTVDGYADFGVFVDIGDHVTGLLHRSELDQRLESLDWEPGDDVFVQVLDVRDNGNVDLGWSIRQREREFRGKLIETADDEYRPEEGGDDDAADESSTRTTDDDADDLTDDRAAKAGELQASADETEPEPEPEPEPESVDEGQPAAAEPTSAVASSGSVATESAAASAPATDEAADADLDAALKRTTIGAIENTVGSVVRLEGEITGVRQTSGPTVFELRDETGTVECAAFEEAGVRAYPDVELEDVVALEGEVEHHHGDLQVETESLEILDGEERETVVDRLESAIEREARPADIAPLADHEAVAAVEDEIADAATAIRRAVMEARPIVVRHGATADGYVAGAAIERAVLPLIREKHTREDAEYHYFERRPLDGRVYDMDAATSDVTSMLEARDRHGEQFPLVVLVDAGSTVESVDGYELLSLYDADSLVIDDSRADEAVADAVDVAVAPSIAGVDVSDVTSTALATNVAAHVNDDVRADLEHLPAVSYWENTPEAYLELATEAGYDETDVSERREAVALEAYYQSYKDKRELVIDLLFGDGDESDRPRNGDLAAHVSEQFRDKLETELETARENLSVRDADGVTVSVLDTDAFTHRYNFPTTILLLDALHRTERDRTEPPAVTLGVGDDELHVRATEPVNVRDLGDAIAEAVPNGGVSVVGGRDGHVEFLPGERDAVREAALEALAETLA
- a CDS encoding MnhB domain-containing protein, giving the protein MTTVIMRTTARAIVPIILVVSISLFFEGHNLPGGGFIGGVLTTTAFAIVYMAFGLDFLERGVLGRDVDPGKGPSRDRVVAVYRRLFTVGFAIAVASGLAPLLFGRPFLTQTFVMLEGVPIYDHLEVASALAFDFGVYCVVVGGLLTILSVVGAE
- a CDS encoding metal-dependent hydrolase yields the protein MELTWHGHSTWYVTVGETDLLIDPFFDNPKTDLEPADVDTPDYVLLTHGHADHIAHAGEFSDATLVATPEIVSYCEDEFGFEDAVGGMGMNLGGTVECGDAYVTMTRADHTNGIMTENDASGGMPAGFVVSDTKPTQVGDEESTTVYHAGDTSLMTEMREVIGPYLEPDAAIVPIGDHFTMGPQQAAIAVDWLDVDHAFPQHYDTFPPIEQDPEEFASEVRGTGSDAEVHVLEADEPFELDA
- the mnhG gene encoding monovalent cation/H(+) antiporter subunit G, with the translated sequence MIHTAVVIALIVVGAFFLTVGTIGLLRLPNVYNRMHATSKPTTLGTAAIFLAGFVHFGPGGEGLTALIGIGFLFLTVPTGAHMIARAAERIGIPFLGSVTWPDPSAVERPARTERSDEAETSDD
- a CDS encoding complex I subunit 5 family protein; this translates as MMTTTMTTTAMPVGTESQLVIAPMVIVLVAAVASLLLGSHPRARAAVSLAAGAAYAVAVAAIDWYVVLAPDAPGIATYQVGDWPAPFGITLVADGLSAFMLTMVAILGVASLVFSTRHLPGGEGRSYYFPLFHFLALGVTGAFLTGDLFNLFVWFEVMLMASYVFVAYSGGPQHTRAAFWYVTLNLLASAVFLLGVGGIYATTGTLNMADLAQRLADPAAYGLEPVPVVGLLGLLLSVFAIKAGLVPFQFWIPTAYRAAPPQITALLAGATKKVGIYAIIRLSFTVFAGAEVAVDLSLPGVSIAGDSPLPFVGAVLFVMAGASILLGGVGAVGRDSMEGVFAYSSIGQVGFIAIPVAIAATTADPTLRQFAIVAALVYALNHTLAKGLLFLAVGTVRSATGTSRFADLGGLARRSPPLAITVFVGSLALVGIPPLSGFFGKFLVFDAAARARAGPVLVLLLVGSLLTIAYATRMWNQSFWGAETDPVETATVDGVQVAVLVVLAAAIIAVGVGFEPVYEFADAAAEAALDTEEYVEAVDPTDASELGDSSGGDH
- a CDS encoding monovalent cation/H+ antiporter complex subunit F — protein: MTESDPAVLETAIRGALILVSALCVLCGYRVIRGPTNPDRVVALDAIATNVVAIAVLFALLTDRGLFITVSLVLAIIGFIATVAGAKFVTEGEVIE
- a CDS encoding sodium:proton antiporter codes for the protein MTAVVLAAAVGALFALGTFLLLRRDLIRVVWGLAIISQAANVYLLSMGGIAPATADSVPILAGHGEHVPETADPLVQALVLTAIVIGFGMTAFALVLSYRVYEEHDTLDVAELGDRE
- a CDS encoding SHOCT domain-containing protein, whose product is MDAIEGTDRRGDADDPWSRVRENATGIASLLVTAIWLGAMFTGQSWWLAALLVGYIAVVPLVAILFGDEADRREWADDYLPAAEAESDGETTSGEPEADARDALETLRERYAAGELTDDQFERKLERLLDTETLEDAQAWARDRTRSGERNGDREPEFDR